The following are from one region of the Mus musculus strain NOD/ShiLtJ chromosome 17 genomic scaffold, GRCm38.p6 alternate locus group NOD/ShiLtJ MMCHR17_CHO_IDD1 genome:
- the Ehmt2 gene encoding histone-lysine N-methyltransferase EHMT2 isoform b (isoform b is encoded by transcript variant 2; The RefSeq protein has 1 substitution compared to this genomic sequence), which yields MAAAAGAAAAAAAEGEAPAEMGALLLEKEPRGAAERVHSSLGDTPQSEETLPKANPDSLEPAGPSSPASVTVTVGDEGADTPVGAASLIGDEPESLEGDGGRIVLGHATKSFPSSPSKGGACPSRAKMSMTGAGKSPPSVQSLAMRLLSMPGAQGAATAGPEPSPATTAAQEGQPKVHRARKTMSKPSNGQPPIPEKRPPEVQHFRMSDDMHLGKVTSDVAKRRKLNSGSLSEDLGSAGGSGDIILEKGEPRPLEEWETVVGDDFSLYYDAYSVDERVDSDSKSEVEALAEQLSEEEEEEEEEEEEEEEEEEEEEEEEEDEESGNQSDRSGSSGRRKAKKKWRKDSPWVKPSRKRRKREPPRAKEPRGVSNDTSSLETERGFEELPLCSCRMEAPKIDRISERAGHKCMATESVDGELLGCNAAILKRETMRPSSRVALMVLCEAHRARMVKHHCCPGCGYFCTAGTFLECHPDFRVAHRFHKACVSQLNGMVFCPHCGEDASEAQEVTIPRGDGGTPPIGTAAPALPPLAHDAPGRADTSQPSARMRGHGEPRRPPCDPLADTIDSSGPSLTLPNGGCLSAVGLPPGPGREALEKALVIQESERRKKLRFHPRQLYLSVKQGELQKVILMLLDNLDPNFQSDQQSKRTPLHAAAQKGSVEICHVLLQAGANINAVDKQQRTPLMEAVVNNHLEVARYMVQLGGCVYSKEEDGSTCLHHAAKIGNLEMVSLLLSTGQVDVNAQDSGGWTPIIWAAEHKHIDVIRMLLTRGADVTLTDNEENICLHWASFTGSAAIAEVLLNAQCDLHAVNYHGDTPLHIAARESYHDCVLLFLSRGANPELRNKEGDTAWDLTPERSDVWFALQLNRKLRLGVGNRAVRTEKIICRDVARGYENVPIPCVNGVDGEPCPEDYKYISENCETSTMNIDRNITHLQHCTCVDDCSSSNCLCGQLSIRCWYDKDGRLLQEFNKIEPPLIFECNQACSCWRSCKNRVVQSGIKVRLQLYRTAKMGWGVRALQTIPQGTFICEYVGELISDAEADVREDDSYLFDLDNKDGEVYCIDARYYGNISRFINHLCDPNIIPVRVFMLHQDLRFPRIAFFSSRDIRTGEELGFDYGDRFWDIKSKYFTCQCGSEKCKHSAEAIALEQSRLARLDPHPELLPDLSSLPPINT from the exons atggcggcggcggcgggagcTGCTGCGGCGGCGGCCGCCGAG GGGGAGGCCCCCGCTGAGATGGGGGCGctgctgctggagaaggagccccGAGGAGCCGCCGAGAGAG TTCATAGCTCTTTGGGGGACACCCCTCAGAGTGAGGAGACCCTTCCCAAGGCCAACCCCGACTCCTTGGAGCCTGCCGGCCCCTCCTCTCCGGCCTCTGTCACTGTCACCGTCGGCGATGAGGGGGCTGACACCCCTGTCGGGGCCACATCACTCATCGGGGACGAACCCGAGAGCCTGGAGGGAGATGGGGGTCGCATCGTGCTGG GCCATGCCACAAAGtcgttcccctcttcccccagcAAGGGGGGTGCCTGTCCCAGTCGGGCCAAAATGTCAATGACAGGGGCAGGAAAGTCGCCCCCCTCGGTCCAGAGTTTGGCCATGAGGCTGTTGAGCATGCCCGGGGCCCAGGGAGCTGCAACTGCTGGGCCTGAACCCTCTCCGGCAACAACTGCCGCCCAGGAGGGGCAGCCCAAAGTGCACCGAGCCCGGAAAACCATGTCCAAACCTAGCAACggacag cctccaatcCCTGAAAAGCGGCCCCCTGAAGTCCAGCATTTCCGCATGAGTGATGACATGCATCTGGGGAAGGTGACTTCAG ATGTGGCCAAAAGGAGGAAGCTGAACTCTGGTAGCCTG TCCGAGGACTTGGGCTCTGCCGGGGGCTCAGGAGATATAATCCTGGAGAAGGGAGAGCCCAGGCCCCTGGAGGAGTGGGAGACGGTGGTGGGCGATGACTTCAGCCTGTACTATGATGCGTACTCTGTGGATGAGCGGGTGGACTCTGACAGCAAG tctgaaGTCGAAGCTCTAGCTGAACAGttgagtgaggaggaggaggaggaagaggaggaagaagaagaagaggaggaggaggaggaagaggaggaggaggaagaagaggacgaGGAGTCGGGCAATCAGTCAGACAGG AGCGGTTCTAGTGGCCGGCGCAAGGCCAAGAAGAAATGGCGGAAAGACAGCCCGTGGGTGAAGCCATCTAGAAAACGGCGGAAACGAGAGCCTCCGAGGGCCAAGGAGCCAAGAG GGGTCTCCAATGACACATCTTCGCTGGAGACAGAACGCGGGTTTGAGGAGCTGCCCCTCTGCAGCTGCCGCATGGAGGCTCCCAAGATTGACCGCATCAGCGAGAGAGCAGGGCACAAGTGCATGGCCACAGAGAGTGTGGATGGAGAG CTCCTGGGCTGCAATGCTGCCATCCTTAAGCGGGAGACCATGCGGCCGTCTAGCCGCGTGGCGCTGATGGTGCTCTGTGAGGCCCATCGAGCCCGCATGGTCAAGCACCATTGCTGCCCGGGCTGCGGCTACTTCTGCACAGCG GGCACCTTCCTGGAATGCCACCCCGACTTTCGTGTAGCTCACCGCTTCCATAAGGCCTGCGTATCCCAGCTCAATGGGATGGTCTTCTGTCCCCACTGTGGAGAGGATGCCTCAGAGGCCCAGGAGGTGACCATTCCTCGGGGCGATGGGGGAACACCCCCAATTGGCACCGCAGCTCCTGCTCTGCCACCCCTGGCACATGATGCCCCAGGGCGAGCGGATACCTCCCAGCCTAG CGCCCGAATGCGAGGGCATGGAGAGCCGCGGCGCCCGCCCTGTGATCCCCTGGCTGACACCATCGACAGCTCAGGGCCTTCACTGACTCTGCCTAATGGGGGCTGCCTCTCCGCTGTGGGTCTTCCCCCAGGGCCGGGCAGGGAAGCCCTGGAAAAAGCCTTGGTCATCCAGGAGTCTGAGAG GCGGAAGAAGCTGCGATTCCACCCACGGCAGCTGTACCTGTCGGTGAAGCAGGGGGAGCTGCAGAAGGTGATCCTTATGCTGT TAGACAACCTGGACCCCAACTTCCAGAGCGACCAGCAGAGCAAGCGCACGCCCCTGCACGCGGCCGCCCAGAAGGGGTCGGTAGAGATCTGTCATGTGCTGCTGCAG GCAGGAGCCAACATCAATGCCGTAGATAAGCAACAACGCACGCCACTAATGGAGGCCGTGGTGAACAACCACCTGGAGGTGGCACGCTACATGGTGCAGTTAGGTGGCTGTGTCTACAGCAAG GAAGAGGATGGCTCCACCTGTCTACATCATGCAGCCAAAATTGGGAACTTGGAAATGGTCAGCCTGCTACTGAGCACAGGACAGGTGGACGTCAATGCCCAG gaCAGTGGGGGCTGGACGCCCATCATCTGGGCAGCCGAGCACAAGCACATCGATGTGATTCGTATGCTGCTGACCCGGGGTGCCGATGTCACCCTGACTGACAAT GAGGAAAACATCTGCCTGCACTGGGCCTCCTTCACGGGTAGTGCCGCCATCGCTGAGGTCCTTCTGAATGCCCAGTGTGATCTCCATGCTGTCAACTACCATGGGGACACGCCCCTGCACATAGCCGCCAGGGAGAGCTACCATGACTGTGTTCT GTTGTTCCTGTCTCGTGGAGCCAACCCTGAGCTTCGGAACAAAGAAGGAGACACGGCATGGGATCTGACCCCAGAGCGCTCTGATGTGTGGTTTGCACTGCAGCTCAATCGAAAGCTTAGGCTTGGGGTAGGGAACCGGGCTGTCCGCACCGAGAAGATCATCTGCCG GGATGTAGCCCGAGGCTATGAGAATGTACCCATCCCCTGTGTCAATGGTGTGGATGGGGAGCCGTGCCCGGAGGACTACAAGTACATCTCTGAGAACTGTGAGACATCGACCATGAACATCGACCGCAACATCACCCATCTGCAG CACTGCACGTGTGTGGATGACTGCTCCAGCTCCAATTGCCTATGTGGTCAGCTCAGTATCCGATGCTGGTATGACAAG GACGGGCGGCTGCTCCAGGAGTTTAACAAGATCGAGCCCCCCCTGATCTTTGAGTGTAACCAGGCATGCTCCTGCTGGAGAAGCTGCAAGAACCGCGTGGTGCAGAGCGGCATCAA GGTACGGCTGCAGCTCTACCGGACTGCCAAGATGGGCTGGGGGGTCCGAGCCTTGCAGACCATCCCCCAGGGCACGTTCATCTGCGA GTATGTAGGAGAGCTGATCTCTGATGCCGAGGCTGATGTGAGAGAGGATGATTCTTACCTCTTCGATTTAGATAACAAG GATGGCGAGGTTTACTGCATTGATGCCCGTTACTATGGCAACATCAGCCGATTCATTAACCACCTGTGTGACCCCAACATCATCCCTGTCCGGGTTTTCATGCTGCACCAAGATCTACGGTTCCCACGCATTGCCTTCTTCAGCTCCAGGGACATCCGGACTGGGGAGGAGCTGGG CTTTGACTACGGTGACCGATTCTGGGACATCAAGAGCAAGTATTTCACCTGCCAGTGTGGCTCTGAGAAGTGCAAGCATTCAGCGGAGGCCATCGCCCTGGAGCAGAGCCGCCTGGCCCGGCTGGACCCCCACCCGGAGCTGCTCCCTGACCTCAGCTCCCTGCCCCCCATCAACACCTGA
- the Ehmt2 gene encoding histone-lysine N-methyltransferase EHMT2 isoform d (isoform d is encoded by transcript variant 4; The RefSeq protein has 1 substitution compared to this genomic sequence): MAAAAGAAAAAAAEGEAPAEMGALLLEKEPRGAAERVHSSLGDTPQSEETLPKANPDSLEPAGPSSPASVTVTVGDEGADTPVGAASLIGDEPESLEGDGGRIVLGHATKSFPSSPSKGGACPSRAKMSMTGAGKSPPSVQSLAMRLLSMPGAQGAATAGPEPSPATTAAQEGQPKVHRARKTMSKPSNGQPPIPEKRPPEVQHFRMSDDMHLGKVTSDVAKRRKLNSGSLSEDLGSAGGSGDIILEKGEPRPLEEWETVVGDDFSLYYDAYSVDERVDSDSKSEVEALAEQLSEEEEEEEEEEEEEEEEEEEEEEEEEDEESGNQSDRSGSSGRRKAKKKWRKDSPWVKPSRKRRKREPPRAKEPRGVNGVGSSGPSEYMEVPLGSLELPSEGTLSPNHAGVSNDTSSLETERGFEELPLCSCRMEAPKIDRISERAGHKCMATESVDGELLGCNAAILKRETMRPSSRVALMVLCEAHRARMVKHHCCPGCGYFCTAGTFLECHPDFRVAHRFHKACVSQLNGMVFCPHCGEDASEAQEVTIPRGDGGTPPIGTAAPALPPLAHDAPGRADTSQPSARMRGHGEPRRPPCDPLADTIDSSGPSLTLPNGGCLSAVGLPPGPGREALEKALVIQESERRKKLRFHPRQLYLSVKQGELQKVILMLLDNLDPNFQSDQQSKRTPLHAAAQKGSVEICHVLLQAGANINAVDKQQRTPLMEAVVNNHLEVARYMVQLGGCVYSKEEDGSTCLHHAAKIGNLEMVSLLLSTGQVDVNAQDSGGWTPIIWAAEHKHIDVIRMLLTRGADVTLTDNEENICLHWASFTGSAAIAEVLLNAQCDLHAVNYHGDTPLHIAARESYHDCVLLFLSRGANPELRNKEGDTAWDLTPERSDVWFALQLNRKLRLGVGNRAVRTEKIICRDVARGYENVPIPCVNGVDGEPCPEDYKYISENCETSTMNIDRNITHLQHCTCVDDCSSSNCLCGQLSIRCWYDKDGRLLQEFNKIEPPLIFECNQACSCWRSCKNRVVQSGIKVRLQLYRTAKMGWGVRALQTIPQGTFICEYVGELISDAEADVREDDSYLFDLDNKDGEVYCIDARYYGNISRFINHLCDPNIIPVRVFMLHQDLRFPRIAFFSSRDIRTGEELGFDYGDRFWDIKSKYFTCQCGSEKCKHSAEAIALEQSRLARLDPHPELLPDLSSLPPINT, from the exons atggcggcggcggcgggagcTGCTGCGGCGGCGGCCGCCGAG GGGGAGGCCCCCGCTGAGATGGGGGCGctgctgctggagaaggagccccGAGGAGCCGCCGAGAGAG TTCATAGCTCTTTGGGGGACACCCCTCAGAGTGAGGAGACCCTTCCCAAGGCCAACCCCGACTCCTTGGAGCCTGCCGGCCCCTCCTCTCCGGCCTCTGTCACTGTCACCGTCGGCGATGAGGGGGCTGACACCCCTGTCGGGGCCACATCACTCATCGGGGACGAACCCGAGAGCCTGGAGGGAGATGGGGGTCGCATCGTGCTGG GCCATGCCACAAAGtcgttcccctcttcccccagcAAGGGGGGTGCCTGTCCCAGTCGGGCCAAAATGTCAATGACAGGGGCAGGAAAGTCGCCCCCCTCGGTCCAGAGTTTGGCCATGAGGCTGTTGAGCATGCCCGGGGCCCAGGGAGCTGCAACTGCTGGGCCTGAACCCTCTCCGGCAACAACTGCCGCCCAGGAGGGGCAGCCCAAAGTGCACCGAGCCCGGAAAACCATGTCCAAACCTAGCAACggacag cctccaatcCCTGAAAAGCGGCCCCCTGAAGTCCAGCATTTCCGCATGAGTGATGACATGCATCTGGGGAAGGTGACTTCAG ATGTGGCCAAAAGGAGGAAGCTGAACTCTGGTAGCCTG TCCGAGGACTTGGGCTCTGCCGGGGGCTCAGGAGATATAATCCTGGAGAAGGGAGAGCCCAGGCCCCTGGAGGAGTGGGAGACGGTGGTGGGCGATGACTTCAGCCTGTACTATGATGCGTACTCTGTGGATGAGCGGGTGGACTCTGACAGCAAG tctgaaGTCGAAGCTCTAGCTGAACAGttgagtgaggaggaggaggaggaagaggaggaagaagaagaagaggaggaggaggaggaagaggaggaggaggaagaagaggacgaGGAGTCGGGCAATCAGTCAGACAGG AGCGGTTCTAGTGGCCGGCGCAAGGCCAAGAAGAAATGGCGGAAAGACAGCCCGTGGGTGAAGCCATCTAGAAAACGGCGGAAACGAGAGCCTCCGAGGGCCAAGGAGCCAAGAG gAGTGAATGGTGTGGGTTCCTCAGGGCCCAGTGAGTACATGGAGGTTCCTCTGGGGTCCCTGGAGCTGCCCAGCGAGGGGACCCTCTCCCCCAACCACGCTG GGGTCTCCAATGACACATCTTCGCTGGAGACAGAACGCGGGTTTGAGGAGCTGCCCCTCTGCAGCTGCCGCATGGAGGCTCCCAAGATTGACCGCATCAGCGAGAGAGCAGGGCACAAGTGCATGGCCACAGAGAGTGTGGATGGAGAG CTCCTGGGCTGCAATGCTGCCATCCTTAAGCGGGAGACCATGCGGCCGTCTAGCCGCGTGGCGCTGATGGTGCTCTGTGAGGCCCATCGAGCCCGCATGGTCAAGCACCATTGCTGCCCGGGCTGCGGCTACTTCTGCACAGCG GGCACCTTCCTGGAATGCCACCCCGACTTTCGTGTAGCTCACCGCTTCCATAAGGCCTGCGTATCCCAGCTCAATGGGATGGTCTTCTGTCCCCACTGTGGAGAGGATGCCTCAGAGGCCCAGGAGGTGACCATTCCTCGGGGCGATGGGGGAACACCCCCAATTGGCACCGCAGCTCCTGCTCTGCCACCCCTGGCACATGATGCCCCAGGGCGAGCGGATACCTCCCAGCCTAG CGCCCGAATGCGAGGGCATGGAGAGCCGCGGCGCCCGCCCTGTGATCCCCTGGCTGACACCATCGACAGCTCAGGGCCTTCACTGACTCTGCCTAATGGGGGCTGCCTCTCCGCTGTGGGTCTTCCCCCAGGGCCGGGCAGGGAAGCCCTGGAAAAAGCCTTGGTCATCCAGGAGTCTGAGAG GCGGAAGAAGCTGCGATTCCACCCACGGCAGCTGTACCTGTCGGTGAAGCAGGGGGAGCTGCAGAAGGTGATCCTTATGCTGT TAGACAACCTGGACCCCAACTTCCAGAGCGACCAGCAGAGCAAGCGCACGCCCCTGCACGCGGCCGCCCAGAAGGGGTCGGTAGAGATCTGTCATGTGCTGCTGCAG GCAGGAGCCAACATCAATGCCGTAGATAAGCAACAACGCACGCCACTAATGGAGGCCGTGGTGAACAACCACCTGGAGGTGGCACGCTACATGGTGCAGTTAGGTGGCTGTGTCTACAGCAAG GAAGAGGATGGCTCCACCTGTCTACATCATGCAGCCAAAATTGGGAACTTGGAAATGGTCAGCCTGCTACTGAGCACAGGACAGGTGGACGTCAATGCCCAG gaCAGTGGGGGCTGGACGCCCATCATCTGGGCAGCCGAGCACAAGCACATCGATGTGATTCGTATGCTGCTGACCCGGGGTGCCGATGTCACCCTGACTGACAAT GAGGAAAACATCTGCCTGCACTGGGCCTCCTTCACGGGTAGTGCCGCCATCGCTGAGGTCCTTCTGAATGCCCAGTGTGATCTCCATGCTGTCAACTACCATGGGGACACGCCCCTGCACATAGCCGCCAGGGAGAGCTACCATGACTGTGTTCT GTTGTTCCTGTCTCGTGGAGCCAACCCTGAGCTTCGGAACAAAGAAGGAGACACGGCATGGGATCTGACCCCAGAGCGCTCTGATGTGTGGTTTGCACTGCAGCTCAATCGAAAGCTTAGGCTTGGGGTAGGGAACCGGGCTGTCCGCACCGAGAAGATCATCTGCCG GGATGTAGCCCGAGGCTATGAGAATGTACCCATCCCCTGTGTCAATGGTGTGGATGGGGAGCCGTGCCCGGAGGACTACAAGTACATCTCTGAGAACTGTGAGACATCGACCATGAACATCGACCGCAACATCACCCATCTGCAG CACTGCACGTGTGTGGATGACTGCTCCAGCTCCAATTGCCTATGTGGTCAGCTCAGTATCCGATGCTGGTATGACAAG GACGGGCGGCTGCTCCAGGAGTTTAACAAGATCGAGCCCCCCCTGATCTTTGAGTGTAACCAGGCATGCTCCTGCTGGAGAAGCTGCAAGAACCGCGTGGTGCAGAGCGGCATCAA GGTACGGCTGCAGCTCTACCGGACTGCCAAGATGGGCTGGGGGGTCCGAGCCTTGCAGACCATCCCCCAGGGCACGTTCATCTGCGA GTATGTAGGAGAGCTGATCTCTGATGCCGAGGCTGATGTGAGAGAGGATGATTCTTACCTCTTCGATTTAGATAACAAG GATGGCGAGGTTTACTGCATTGATGCCCGTTACTATGGCAACATCAGCCGATTCATTAACCACCTGTGTGACCCCAACATCATCCCTGTCCGGGTTTTCATGCTGCACCAAGATCTACGGTTCCCACGCATTGCCTTCTTCAGCTCCAGGGACATCCGGACTGGGGAGGAGCTGGG CTTTGACTACGGTGACCGATTCTGGGACATCAAGAGCAAGTATTTCACCTGCCAGTGTGGCTCTGAGAAGTGCAAGCATTCAGCGGAGGCCATCGCCCTGGAGCAGAGCCGCCTGGCCCGGCTGGACCCCCACCCGGAGCTGCTCCCTGACCTCAGCTCCCTGCCCCCCATCAACACCTGA
- the Ehmt2 gene encoding histone-lysine N-methyltransferase EHMT2 isoform c (isoform c is encoded by transcript variant 3; The RefSeq protein has 1 substitution compared to this genomic sequence), translating to MRGLPRGRGLMRARGRGRAAPTGGRGRGRGGAHRGRGRPRSLLSLPRAQASWAPQLPAGLTGPPVPCLPSQGEAPAEMGALLLEKEPRGAAERVHSSLGDTPQSEETLPKANPDSLEPAGPSSPASVTVTVGDEGADTPVGAASLIGDEPESLEGDGGRIVLGHATKSFPSSPSKGGACPSRAKMSMTGAGKSPPSVQSLAMRLLSMPGAQGAATAGPEPSPATTAAQEGQPKVHRARKTMSKPSNGQPPIPEKRPPEVQHFRMSDDMHLGKVTSDVAKRRKLNSGSLSEDLGSAGGSGDIILEKGEPRPLEEWETVVGDDFSLYYDAYSVDERVDSDSKSEVEALAEQLSEEEEEEEEEEEEEEEEEEEEEEEEEDEESGNQSDRSGSSGRRKAKKKWRKDSPWVKPSRKRRKREPPRAKEPRGVSNDTSSLETERGFEELPLCSCRMEAPKIDRISERAGHKCMATESVDGELLGCNAAILKRETMRPSSRVALMVLCEAHRARMVKHHCCPGCGYFCTAGTFLECHPDFRVAHRFHKACVSQLNGMVFCPHCGEDASEAQEVTIPRGDGGTPPIGTAAPALPPLAHDAPGRADTSQPSARMRGHGEPRRPPCDPLADTIDSSGPSLTLPNGGCLSAVGLPPGPGREALEKALVIQESERRKKLRFHPRQLYLSVKQGELQKVILMLLDNLDPNFQSDQQSKRTPLHAAAQKGSVEICHVLLQAGANINAVDKQQRTPLMEAVVNNHLEVARYMVQLGGCVYSKEEDGSTCLHHAAKIGNLEMVSLLLSTGQVDVNAQDSGGWTPIIWAAEHKHIDVIRMLLTRGADVTLTDNEENICLHWASFTGSAAIAEVLLNAQCDLHAVNYHGDTPLHIAARESYHDCVLLFLSRGANPELRNKEGDTAWDLTPERSDVWFALQLNRKLRLGVGNRAVRTEKIICRDVARGYENVPIPCVNGVDGEPCPEDYKYISENCETSTMNIDRNITHLQHCTCVDDCSSSNCLCGQLSIRCWYDKDGRLLQEFNKIEPPLIFECNQACSCWRSCKNRVVQSGIKVRLQLYRTAKMGWGVRALQTIPQGTFICEYVGELISDAEADVREDDSYLFDLDNKDGEVYCIDARYYGNISRFINHLCDPNIIPVRVFMLHQDLRFPRIAFFSSRDIRTGEELGFDYGDRFWDIKSKYFTCQCGSEKCKHSAEAIALEQSRLARLDPHPELLPDLSSLPPINT from the exons ATGCGGGGTCTGCCGAGAGGGAGGGGGCTGATGCGGGCCCGGGGGCGGGGGCGTGCGGCCCCCACGGGCGGCCGCGGCCGCGGTCGGGGGGGCGCCCACCGAGGGCGAGGTAGGCCCCGAAGCCTGCTCTCGCTGCCCAGGGCCCAGGCGTCTTGGGCCCCCCAGCTGCCTGCCGGGCTGACCGGCCCCCCGGTTCCTTGTCTCCCCTCCCAGGGGGAGGCCCCCGCTGAGATGGGGGCGctgctgctggagaaggagccccGAGGAGCCGCCGAGAGAG TTCATAGCTCTTTGGGGGACACCCCTCAGAGTGAGGAGACCCTTCCCAAGGCCAACCCCGACTCCTTGGAGCCTGCCGGCCCCTCCTCTCCGGCCTCTGTCACTGTCACCGTCGGCGATGAGGGGGCTGACACCCCTGTCGGGGCCACATCACTCATCGGGGACGAACCCGAGAGCCTGGAGGGAGATGGGGGTCGCATCGTGCTGG GCCATGCCACAAAGtcgttcccctcttcccccagcAAGGGGGGTGCCTGTCCCAGTCGGGCCAAAATGTCAATGACAGGGGCAGGAAAGTCGCCCCCCTCGGTCCAGAGTTTGGCCATGAGGCTGTTGAGCATGCCCGGGGCCCAGGGAGCTGCAACTGCTGGGCCTGAACCCTCTCCGGCAACAACTGCCGCCCAGGAGGGGCAGCCCAAAGTGCACCGAGCCCGGAAAACCATGTCCAAACCTAGCAACggacag cctccaatcCCTGAAAAGCGGCCCCCTGAAGTCCAGCATTTCCGCATGAGTGATGACATGCATCTGGGGAAGGTGACTTCAG ATGTGGCCAAAAGGAGGAAGCTGAACTCTGGTAGCCTG TCCGAGGACTTGGGCTCTGCCGGGGGCTCAGGAGATATAATCCTGGAGAAGGGAGAGCCCAGGCCCCTGGAGGAGTGGGAGACGGTGGTGGGCGATGACTTCAGCCTGTACTATGATGCGTACTCTGTGGATGAGCGGGTGGACTCTGACAGCAAG tctgaaGTCGAAGCTCTAGCTGAACAGttgagtgaggaggaggaggaggaagaggaggaagaagaagaagaggaggaggaggaggaagaggaggaggaggaagaagaggacgaGGAGTCGGGCAATCAGTCAGACAGG AGCGGTTCTAGTGGCCGGCGCAAGGCCAAGAAGAAATGGCGGAAAGACAGCCCGTGGGTGAAGCCATCTAGAAAACGGCGGAAACGAGAGCCTCCGAGGGCCAAGGAGCCAAGAG GGGTCTCCAATGACACATCTTCGCTGGAGACAGAACGCGGGTTTGAGGAGCTGCCCCTCTGCAGCTGCCGCATGGAGGCTCCCAAGATTGACCGCATCAGCGAGAGAGCAGGGCACAAGTGCATGGCCACAGAGAGTGTGGATGGAGAG CTCCTGGGCTGCAATGCTGCCATCCTTAAGCGGGAGACCATGCGGCCGTCTAGCCGCGTGGCGCTGATGGTGCTCTGTGAGGCCCATCGAGCCCGCATGGTCAAGCACCATTGCTGCCCGGGCTGCGGCTACTTCTGCACAGCG GGCACCTTCCTGGAATGCCACCCCGACTTTCGTGTAGCTCACCGCTTCCATAAGGCCTGCGTATCCCAGCTCAATGGGATGGTCTTCTGTCCCCACTGTGGAGAGGATGCCTCAGAGGCCCAGGAGGTGACCATTCCTCGGGGCGATGGGGGAACACCCCCAATTGGCACCGCAGCTCCTGCTCTGCCACCCCTGGCACATGATGCCCCAGGGCGAGCGGATACCTCCCAGCCTAG CGCCCGAATGCGAGGGCATGGAGAGCCGCGGCGCCCGCCCTGTGATCCCCTGGCTGACACCATCGACAGCTCAGGGCCTTCACTGACTCTGCCTAATGGGGGCTGCCTCTCCGCTGTGGGTCTTCCCCCAGGGCCGGGCAGGGAAGCCCTGGAAAAAGCCTTGGTCATCCAGGAGTCTGAGAG GCGGAAGAAGCTGCGATTCCACCCACGGCAGCTGTACCTGTCGGTGAAGCAGGGGGAGCTGCAGAAGGTGATCCTTATGCTGT TAGACAACCTGGACCCCAACTTCCAGAGCGACCAGCAGAGCAAGCGCACGCCCCTGCACGCGGCCGCCCAGAAGGGGTCGGTAGAGATCTGTCATGTGCTGCTGCAG GCAGGAGCCAACATCAATGCCGTAGATAAGCAACAACGCACGCCACTAATGGAGGCCGTGGTGAACAACCACCTGGAGGTGGCACGCTACATGGTGCAGTTAGGTGGCTGTGTCTACAGCAAG GAAGAGGATGGCTCCACCTGTCTACATCATGCAGCCAAAATTGGGAACTTGGAAATGGTCAGCCTGCTACTGAGCACAGGACAGGTGGACGTCAATGCCCAG gaCAGTGGGGGCTGGACGCCCATCATCTGGGCAGCCGAGCACAAGCACATCGATGTGATTCGTATGCTGCTGACCCGGGGTGCCGATGTCACCCTGACTGACAAT GAGGAAAACATCTGCCTGCACTGGGCCTCCTTCACGGGTAGTGCCGCCATCGCTGAGGTCCTTCTGAATGCCCAGTGTGATCTCCATGCTGTCAACTACCATGGGGACACGCCCCTGCACATAGCCGCCAGGGAGAGCTACCATGACTGTGTTCT GTTGTTCCTGTCTCGTGGAGCCAACCCTGAGCTTCGGAACAAAGAAGGAGACACGGCATGGGATCTGACCCCAGAGCGCTCTGATGTGTGGTTTGCACTGCAGCTCAATCGAAAGCTTAGGCTTGGGGTAGGGAACCGGGCTGTCCGCACCGAGAAGATCATCTGCCG GGATGTAGCCCGAGGCTATGAGAATGTACCCATCCCCTGTGTCAATGGTGTGGATGGGGAGCCGTGCCCGGAGGACTACAAGTACATCTCTGAGAACTGTGAGACATCGACCATGAACATCGACCGCAACATCACCCATCTGCAG CACTGCACGTGTGTGGATGACTGCTCCAGCTCCAATTGCCTATGTGGTCAGCTCAGTATCCGATGCTGGTATGACAAG GACGGGCGGCTGCTCCAGGAGTTTAACAAGATCGAGCCCCCCCTGATCTTTGAGTGTAACCAGGCATGCTCCTGCTGGAGAAGCTGCAAGAACCGCGTGGTGCAGAGCGGCATCAA GGTACGGCTGCAGCTCTACCGGACTGCCAAGATGGGCTGGGGGGTCCGAGCCTTGCAGACCATCCCCCAGGGCACGTTCATCTGCGA GTATGTAGGAGAGCTGATCTCTGATGCCGAGGCTGATGTGAGAGAGGATGATTCTTACCTCTTCGATTTAGATAACAAG GATGGCGAGGTTTACTGCATTGATGCCCGTTACTATGGCAACATCAGCCGATTCATTAACCACCTGTGTGACCCCAACATCATCCCTGTCCGGGTTTTCATGCTGCACCAAGATCTACGGTTCCCACGCATTGCCTTCTTCAGCTCCAGGGACATCCGGACTGGGGAGGAGCTGGG CTTTGACTACGGTGACCGATTCTGGGACATCAAGAGCAAGTATTTCACCTGCCAGTGTGGCTCTGAGAAGTGCAAGCATTCAGCGGAGGCCATCGCCCTGGAGCAGAGCCGCCTGGCCCGGCTGGACCCCCACCCGGAGCTGCTCCCTGACCTCAGCTCCCTGCCCCCCATCAACACCTGA